In Chitinivibrio alkaliphilus ACht1, the genomic stretch CCCCGACCGCTCAAGATCTTCCACGGGACGGCCACGTTTTTGCCGTGGAGCAACAATTTCCTCATACTTATCTTCATTGAGCTGTGCCTGAAAGGCATATTGCAACACCCCCGCGAGGACTTTTTCAGGCTCATTTTCTTGAAGCATTTGCCGTGCCCAGTCTTCATATTGTTCAGTATTGTCTTGGTCCTCCGAAAGAAACTTCTGAACAGCTCCTTCGATGTGCGCACGTTTTGCTTGAATAATATCATCAACTGCGGGAAGATCGCGTTTTTCTATATCACTCTTGGTAATCCGTTTAATAAAACCGAGTTTACGAAACTCTGAAGGAGTGATAAAGGTAATTGCCGTGCCTCTCTGCCCTGCCCGCCCCGTACGTCCAATACGGTGCACATAGGATTCCGGATCTTGTGGGATGGCAAAATTAATCACGTGGGTAATATTATGGACATCAATACCACGAGAGGCAACATCGGTCGCCACAAGAATGGTGAGACGCTTCTTTTTAAAGGCACGTAAAATATTTTCACGATGGCCTTGAGACATATCCCCGTGTAAGCCTGCGGCACTGTAGCCACGCTCGTTTAAACGATTCGCAACTTCATCAACCCCAACCTTGGTGCGACAAAACACAATGCCGAAAAACAGGGGTTCCATGTCAATAATTCGACAGAGGGCCTCAAACTTATCACGTTGATTAACTTCAAAATAAATCTGATCGGTTAAATGCTCCGTAACTTTTCTGCTAGTGGTTACATGATCGTATTCACCCATGTACTCTTCGGCAATTTTCTTTATTCGAGCAGGCATAGTGGCTGAAAAAAGAAGCACCCGTTTTGACGAATTTGTATGAGACAAGATGGTTTCAATATCATCGGCAAAGCCCATATTCAGCATTTCGTCAGCTTCATCAAGCACGAAAAAGCGAAGCTCATCAAGGGCAAGACTTCCCCGTTTAATATGGTCAATAACTCTTCCGGGAGTTCCCACAACAATGGAGACACCCTGTTTCAGTTTTTTTAACTGTAACCCCATGGACTGGCCACCGTAAATAGCAGCAATTGAGGTTGCCCGGCCAGTTTTAAAGGAATTCATTTCTTCACACACCTGCACCACCAATTCTCTGGTTGGAGCAAGAATAATCACCTGTGGTTTTTTCCGTCCCGGCTCTAATTTTTCGATTAAGGGAAGACCAAAGGCCGCGGTCTTTCCCGTTCCTGTCTGTGCTTGCGCAATAATGTCTTTTTCGTTTTTAATTACCAGGGGAATCGTAAGAGCCTGTACTTCCGTAGGCTCTTCAAAGCCCTTTCTCTCCAAGGCTTCCAAGGTTGTTTCAGAAAGCCCAAGGGCCTGAAATTTTTTCATCTACTCGTATCCTAACTACTTTAAAGAAGAGCATAAAATAGCTCATGCCGCATAAAGCAGGGATTTTTTTTGTAGCAGAGAGAAAGGTAATTTCTACCCCAACATGGTATTCATTAATTCATCCGTGCAGACAAAATCATGTAATTTTTCAATATTACCCCGTTCACTCAGAATAGTAAAAAACCCCTGTTTAATATCAGGAGCCAAAAAAAGTGCCCGTAGGAAGCATTCCCGATTCAAGGGCGTTTCTTTCATAAAATCGGCAAAGCCGGAACTGATGATATCCTGTCGAATTCTCTCATGGGTATCTTTTTGAAGATAACTCACGGCATAACTGGCAACACCTACTTGCAACCCGTGAAGTGACGGCTCATCACAGACACGATCATAGGCGTGGGAAACGAGGTGTTCTGAGCCACTGGCGGGACGGGAATTCCCCGCAATAATCATGGCAATGCCCGTCATGAGAAGGGAGCTGGCGATAATGCGCACATATTCCAGATCATCCATATTTTTATTTTCATAAAACGTAAAGGTATCAGCAGCATTCTGGCACACCGTTGCAGCAAAATCATTTACCACCTCTCCCGTATTTTTATAGGCTAATTTCCAATCGTAGATGGCTGTGGTTTTGCAAAAAAGATCTCCGATCCCGCCATAGAGAAATTTGCGGGGAGCACGCCGGATTGTTTCTGTATCAATGATAACCCCATAGGGAACTGTTGACTTCACGGTTTTACGTCGCCCGTCAACCACAAGAGAACTTGTGGGAGATGCAAAGGCATCATTGGATATCAACGTGGGAACACTCAGCAGGGGCACTTGATTGAGGAACGCAACATATTTGCAATAATCAATAACCGTCCCTCCCCCCAGGGCAACCACCACCTCACTTTCCGGAGGAAGTTTCTTTGCTGAGGCAAAGGCATTGTCAATATCATTTGTTTCAACGACCTCTTCATACAACACGCGAATTTCCGCCGACGCAAAGGAGATCTCCATGGTCTCTTGAAAAAACTCCTGGATACCGCCTCCCCAAAACAGAGAGATTTTGCGGAACCCTTCCTGTCGCAAATATTTTCCTAATTTTTGCAAGGCTCGCGGCTTTATACGAAGCAGAGATGGTACTTGTATCTCCATGGCAACTCCTCTCTACAAAGTTTCTGGAACAACTTCTCCCACCGAGGAATATATGGCATCGGGAGAGTAGGGAAAGAGGGCTAAATCTTCCTGAGAGGTTACCCCTGATAATACGAGGGCGGTATTCATTCCCGCCTCCATTCCCCCGAGAATATCCGTATCCATGCGATCACCGATCATCATGGTATCCGAGGTGTGCAAACCAAGTTTTTTCGTGGCAAGGGCCATCATGAGCGAATTTGGCTTCCCCACAATGTATGGAGCACGACCACATGCCGATTCAATACTTGCAAGAATTGCACCACACGCCGGTTCTACCCCATCTTCCGTGGGGTCAATCATATCCGGGTTTGTTCCGATAAACTTGGCACCACCACGAATCAAGCGCACCGCCGTTTTCATCATCTCATAGGAGAAATTCTGCGTTTTCCCCACAACTACATAGTCAGGATTACTTTCAGAAATAGAAAAGCCCACGTTGTATAACTCATTAATCAACCCACCGCCACCAATAACATATACCGTTGCCTGAGAGGTTTGCTGTTTGAGAAACATGGCCGTGGCCATGGCGCTGGTAATAAAGTTATGTTCCGAAAGATGCTTAATCCCCAGTTTCTCCATTTTCAAACGTAGATCAATGGGCGTCTGCTCAGAATTATTTGTGAGAAATAGAAACGGAATGTCGGCGGAAATCAGACGATCAACAAACTCCTGTGCCCCCGGAATAATACGTCCACCTCGATAGATCACCCCATCCATATCAGAAACGATACCTTTAATCATCCTCTTCCTCCGGTGAATTATCCTCTCTCTATAGTATATACTATGGCGGGAAACAAGAGATACGCCTAGACGAAAAAAAGAGCCCCTAAAATGCCACCAAGACCAATGATCCACACGGGGTTTATGCGCGACCGCACCAGGAAAAACAGAGCAAGAAGAAGCATGAAGAGAACAAGCTCAGGCACGCCCTCAATCACACGTCTGGAAAATGTCCATGCCGCAGAGGCAATCAAGGCAAGTACCCCAATTTCAATTCCCGCCATATAGTGAACAAGAGATGATACGCCCCCCTCTTTATTTTCCCGATGCGACAAAAGGGCAAGAAGAATGAGCTGGGAGGGAAGTAGCAATGCCACCGTGGCAATCACCGCGCCAGAGAAATGGCCCTGCGTATATCCGGTGAAGGTGGCAATATTCACCGCAATGGGGCCGGGAGTCATTTCGGAGATGGTAATAATATGGCTCATTTCGGAAAAGGTCAGCCACTGGTGCCGATCAACAACTTCTTTTTGGATAAGAGAAATTATGGCCATGCCTCCCCCGTAGGCAGAGAGCCCCATAAGGAAAAACGCCCCCACAAAAGATGTCCATGAGATCATGGCGAATCACCGTGAACCCCCGTACGCCCTAGGGGAACAAGAAAAAGACCTGCCAGGGTAAACAACACCACCAAGGGATGGATAGCGGTACCCATGAGCACAAGGGTTGCCCCCGCAAAGAGCAGTCCCCCTCGCCAGGAACGGATTTTTCTGTGTGCAAAGATGGAAATGGTATAGACCAGCAAGGCTCCCACAGCCAGGGCACCGCCTTGAAGAAAGCCCTGTATCAGCGGATATTCAAAGAAGGATACGGCATATATCGCCACCACCAGGATAATAGCGAACGGGGGGAGGACCGTTCCCACAACCGCGGAGAGTGCGCCGAAGAACCGACCATACCGCCACCCCTGAATACAGGCCATATTCACAATAATCGCTCCGGGGACAAGGGTTGCAAGGGTAAAGTCATCGTAAAAGGCGTCTTCGCTCATCCATTTTCGACGATGCACCAACTCAAATTTTAAAACCTCCGCCATGGCAATTCCTCCACCAAAGGAGAAAGCCCCCAGACGCAAAAAAATACAAAAAAGTGTGGTATGCCGTGGTTGCCCTACTCTCTGCTGCACAGAATCCCCGTATCAAAATAGCCCACCCTGCAATATACATTATTCAAGGGGCGGCACGGAGAAAATCTCCTCTCATGACGTGAAGCATTTCATGAGCGCTTCTATTCCATGCACACAAAGGGAACAAGCTGCTCTTGCACCGGTGTACGCTCATGAATATCAATATAAAATACGGGATAGGGTGGATTCTCTTTTACAATGAACAAGCGGGTGTTATGAACCTCCCATAGAGACGAGCCCCCACCCTCTTCCACGGTGTATGCCACGGGAATCCAAGGTGGCAAAAACCCAAGGGGAATAGCATAGGCTCCCTCAGGAGATTCCTCCTGGTACCAATGAAAGAGCGTATCGAAGGCAACATTCCGTGATACGGGCATAAAGATATCCTGAAGAAAGAGCAGTTGATCGACAAGATCCGCTGGTTCCCAGGGAAAGAGGGTTCCCCCATGCTCCTTCTGATTCGCAGAAAGATGGGAATAAAACCGACGAAACCAGACCCCGGACGGGGATTTCTGCGGTGATATGGTGTGGTTCATACATTTTCTCCCGATAGAGATTCTCTCCACTGTACAGGGTATCTCAGAGGAGGGACTTTTGCAATAAAAAAAGGAAATCGCCAAAAGATCAATTTTCAGGAATGAAAAATCAAGGCCCTCCCTGCGGGAAATGCCTCGATTCATATCAAAAAAGCATTTTTTTTGCTCCATGTGTTATATTATTCACAAAATAGCAACAAAAAGGGTTCCCCATGCGCGTACGAGAAATAGAAGAACTCCCCATGATTCAGGCCCGCCATGTTCCCGCCTCCCTTGCGGATGAAACGGTCGGTGAAATTATGGTGACAGAGCTGATGAGCGATGTACTTACCATGGATCATGAAAATCTCCTCCTGATCACGAGCCTCTGCTCTGAACAAGCCCTTACCACGGCAAATATCATTGATGCCGTGGGAGTTATTATCACCTCAGGAAAGGAAATACCCCCCAAGCTCCAATCCATGGCTGAAACATGTCATATATCCTTATGGACAACCACCCTGAGAAACTACCAGCTCATTGAAGAACTGCTCCAGCACGACCCAACCATGGGAGATACGCTCCATGAGTGATATGAAGTTTAATCAAACTGAATCCCTCGTTGTTCGTGAGCTCATTACCCGTCTGCGGGTCTACGATGTCATGTCCCGTGATATTTATGCCGTCCGCGAAACAGACTCCATGCGCAGCGTGCAAAATCTTATGAAGGAAAAAAAGGTGTCCGGCATCCCCGTAACGGATGAAGAAGATGTCCTTCGCGGTATTATCACCGTGGATGATATTATTTATGCCCTTGATTGCAAGCATATCGAAGAGCCCTGCGGATCGCATATGTCCGATAATGTCATATGCCTCAATGAACAGTACCCCCTGGCTGTGGCAATTTCATTTTTTGAAAAATACTCCTATCGCCGCTACCCCGTAACAAATGAAGCGGGCAAACTTACGGGCATGATCACCGGCCGGGACATTCTCAGTAGTCTACTCTTTGAAATCAACAATGAGGTTGATAAACTTGAAGAGATGCTCCCTGAGAAAAAGGTGAAGAGCTCAGAGTATTTCTATAAGAAACACCATGTGGAATCGCGCAATATGAGTGCCGCGGGAACGGCCTCCACGGAGATTAAAAATTTCTGCAAACGGAGTAACTTTCCCCGTCCCTTTATCCGCCGTGTCGGCGTGGCTGCCTTTGAGCTTGAAATAAATATTGTGGTGCACTCCCAGGGTGGATCATTGACCATTATCCGTGAAGAAGACTATATTACACTGGTGGCGAAAGATTCCGGTCCCGGCATTGCAGATACGGACAAGGCCATGGAAACGGGCTTTTCCACCGCCAACGACTGGGTGCGATCCTATGGCTTTGGCGCGGGTATGGGGCTTCCCAATATCAAGCGGGTCAGTGACGACTTTTCCATTAACTCCTCCCCCGCAGGTACAAAGGTTACGGCAACATTTAACATTGACTGAGGCAATAGTATGGATGTACGTGTTCTCGAAACAATTAAGGAACTTGATCTGGTCTGCAATACTGCACGAACAGCTGAGATTCATGCAGGATATACCTCCGACCTCTTAAGCGATGTCATGGCCCATGCAGAGGAAGACTCTGTTCTTATTACCATCCAGGCGCATAAAAACAGCGTTGCCGTTGCCTCCATAACGGGCATTGCCGCAATTATTTTCTGCAACAGCAGAACTGTTGACACCGAAACCATTGAGGCGGCGGAAGAGGCTGAGGTAGCCCTGTTTCAAACAACCCTGAATCAGTTTCAGGCCTCCGTCCTTATCAACTCCTATCTCCAGGGAGACTAAGCCATGTCAATTGCCCTAATAACCGGTGCATCCTCTGGCATTGGCCGGGAATTTGTGCGCCAACTGGACAGCCAGGGGTTTCATGAATTGTGGATTGTGGCACGACGCAAAGAACGGCTTGCTGCTGTTGCAGCAGAGTGCACCACCCCCACGAAAGCGATTGTGTGTGACCTCTCCCGCACAGAAGAAATTGAGAAAACCCTTCGTCCGCTCATCAAAAATGCCCCGCACCCCTTTTCCTGCGTGGTAAACAATGCGGGCTTTGGGAAGGTCGGCCGTGTTTCGCAGCTCTCACGGGAAGGACAAATGACCATGGTTGATCTCAATTGCCGTGCCGTTGTGGCTGTCACCCATCTTGTACTGCCTTATATGGACACGTCAGGAACCCTTATCCAGGTCTCCTCGGCAGCATCCTTCGGGCCCTTGGGCGGCTTTGCCGTATATGCGGCCACGAAGGCCTTTGTCACCTCCTTCTCCCTTGCCCTTTGGGCAGAACTTGCCGAAGAGAATATTCATGTCATGGCCATGTGCCCCGGGCCAACGGAAAGTGAGTTTTCCCGCGTTGCCCATGAAGAAGGCAAAAGCCCTTCGGCAATCTTCGATAGCAAATATGCCGTTGCACCGGTGGTAGAAAAAGCCCTTCGTGATGC encodes the following:
- a CDS encoding SDR family NAD(P)-dependent oxidoreductase, which encodes MSIALITGASSGIGREFVRQLDSQGFHELWIVARRKERLAAVAAECTTPTKAIVCDLSRTEEIEKTLRPLIKNAPHPFSCVVNNAGFGKVGRVSQLSREGQMTMVDLNCRAVVAVTHLVLPYMDTSGTLIQVSSAASFGPLGGFAVYAATKAFVTSFSLALWAELAEENIHVMAMCPGPTESEFSRVAHEEGKSPSAIFDSKYAVAPVVEKALRDAAQKKRYSIYGKKEQFLFHLRTLLPDSFIARASLKKIVGISPSHRRKNTPPEKTT
- a CDS encoding iron-sulfur binding hydrogenase yields the protein MDVRVLETIKELDLVCNTARTAEIHAGYTSDLLSDVMAHAEEDSVLITIQAHKNSVAVASITGIAAIIFCNSRTVDTETIEAAEEAEVALFQTTLNQFQASVLINSYLQGD
- a CDS encoding DEAD/DEAH box helicase produces the protein MKKFQALGLSETTLEALERKGFEEPTEVQALTIPLVIKNEKDIIAQAQTGTGKTAAFGLPLIEKLEPGRKKPQVIILAPTRELVVQVCEEMNSFKTGRATSIAAIYGGQSMGLQLKKLKQGVSIVVGTPGRVIDHIKRGSLALDELRFFVLDEADEMLNMGFADDIETILSHTNSSKRVLLFSATMPARIKKIAEEYMGEYDHVTTSRKVTEHLTDQIYFEVNQRDKFEALCRIIDMEPLFFGIVFCRTKVGVDEVANRLNERGYSAAGLHGDMSQGHRENILRAFKKKRLTILVATDVASRGIDVHNITHVINFAIPQDPESYVHRIGRTGRAGQRGTAITFITPSEFRKLGFIKRITKSDIEKRDLPAVDDIIQAKRAHIEGAVQKFLSEDQDNTEQYEDWARQMLQENEPEKVLAGVLQYAFQAQLNEDKYEEIVAPRQKRGRPVEDLERSGKTRLFIARGKVGGYSKPDIVSFITETSGVPSPRIDDVTLFDKFCFVTVSFDDAETILRAFQKIARGKRSLVTRAKSGKPRRGKPPFKKYGGKKRFRS
- a CDS encoding chromate transporter → MISWTSFVGAFFLMGLSAYGGGMAIISLIQKEVVDRHQWLTFSEMSHIITISEMTPGPIAVNIATFTGYTQGHFSGAVIATVALLLPSQLILLALLSHRENKEGGVSSLVHYMAGIEIGVLALIASAAWTFSRRVIEGVPELVLFMLLLALFFLVRSRINPVWIIGLGGILGALFFV
- a CDS encoding chromate transporter; the encoded protein is MQQRVGQPRHTTLFCIFLRLGAFSFGGGIAMAEVLKFELVHRRKWMSEDAFYDDFTLATLVPGAIIVNMACIQGWRYGRFFGALSAVVGTVLPPFAIILVVAIYAVSFFEYPLIQGFLQGGALAVGALLVYTISIFAHRKIRSWRGGLLFAGATLVLMGTAIHPLVVLFTLAGLFLVPLGRTGVHGDSP
- a CDS encoding iron-containing alcohol dehydrogenase family protein is translated as MEIQVPSLLRIKPRALQKLGKYLRQEGFRKISLFWGGGIQEFFQETMEISFASAEIRVLYEEVVETNDIDNAFASAKKLPPESEVVVALGGGTVIDYCKYVAFLNQVPLLSVPTLISNDAFASPTSSLVVDGRRKTVKSTVPYGVIIDTETIRRAPRKFLYGGIGDLFCKTTAIYDWKLAYKNTGEVVNDFAATVCQNAADTFTFYENKNMDDLEYVRIIASSLLMTGIAMIIAGNSRPASGSEHLVSHAYDRVCDEPSLHGLQVGVASYAVSYLQKDTHERIRQDIISSGFADFMKETPLNRECFLRALFLAPDIKQGFFTILSERGNIEKLHDFVCTDELMNTMLG
- a CDS encoding CBS domain-containing protein — its product is MSDMKFNQTESLVVRELITRLRVYDVMSRDIYAVRETDSMRSVQNLMKEKKVSGIPVTDEEDVLRGIITVDDIIYALDCKHIEEPCGSHMSDNVICLNEQYPLAVAISFFEKYSYRRYPVTNEAGKLTGMITGRDILSSLLFEINNEVDKLEEMLPEKKVKSSEYFYKKHHVESRNMSAAGTASTEIKNFCKRSNFPRPFIRRVGVAAFELEINIVVHSQGGSLTIIREEDYITLVAKDSGPGIADTDKAMETGFSTANDWVRSYGFGAGMGLPNIKRVSDDFSINSSPAGTKVTATFNID
- a CDS encoding HAD-IIA family hydrolase — encoded protein: MKGIVSDMDGVIYRGGRIIPGAQEFVDRLISADIPFLFLTNNSEQTPIDLRLKMEKLGIKHLSEHNFITSAMATAMFLKQQTSQATVYVIGGGGLINELYNVGFSISESNPDYVVVGKTQNFSYEMMKTAVRLIRGGAKFIGTNPDMIDPTEDGVEPACGAILASIESACGRAPYIVGKPNSLMMALATKKLGLHTSDTMMIGDRMDTDILGGMEAGMNTALVLSGVTSQEDLALFPYSPDAIYSSVGEVVPETL